From the genome of Lagopus muta isolate bLagMut1 chromosome 22, bLagMut1 primary, whole genome shotgun sequence, one region includes:
- the LOC125703751 gene encoding toll/interleukin-1 receptor domain-containing adapter protein isoform X3, which translates to MAGWFRRLLQKPKQSSIHTSSSSHSMTSHSLSSSPSSFSSSSSSAWSSSSSSSTSTARPGRPAPVDISSSSSARWAKSYDVCICHSEVDLEFVEELVSYLESQPQSLRCFLQLRDSVAGSAVVTELCEAVQNSHCWVMLITPSFLQDPWCRYQMHQALAEAPMANGRTIPVLKDIDRKDYPRELRNLYYIYTALKENSFRQIRDTVLRYLEELCRNSTSGME; encoded by the exons ATGGCTG GATGGTTTAGGCGGCTCCTGCAGAAGCCCAAGCAGAGCTCCATCCACACATCGAGCAGCTCTCATAGCATGACCAGCCACTCACTGTCGTCCTcaccctcctccttctcctcctcctcctcttctgcttggagctccagctcctccagcagcaccagcacagctcgGCCTGGCCGCCCAGCCCCAGTGGACATCAGCAGCTCGAGCAGCGCGCGCTGGGCGAAGAGCTACGATGTGTGCATCTGCCACAGTGAGGTGGACCTGGAGTTTGTGGAGGAGCTGGTGTCCTACCTGGAGAGCCAGCCCCAGAGCCTGCGCTGTTTCCTGCAGCTGCGGGACAGCGTGGCGGGCAGTGCTGTCGTGACAGAGCTGTGTGAGGCTGTGCAGAACAGCCACTGCTGGGTGATGCTCATCACCCCCAGCTTCCTGCAGGACCCCTGGTGCAGGTACCAGATGCATCAGGCACTAGCAGAGGCCCCGATGGCCAACGGGCGTACCATCCCTGTGCTGAAGGACATTGACAGGAAAGATTACCCCAGGGAGCTGAGGAACCTCTACTACATCTACACGGCCCTCAAGGAGAACAGCTTCAGGCAGATCAGGGACACTGTGCTGCGCT ATCTGGAAGAGCTGTGCCGGAACTCCACGAGTGGAATGGAGTAG
- the LOC125703751 gene encoding toll/interleukin-1 receptor domain-containing adapter protein isoform X2, with protein MRGPPALTSRAAGWFRRLLQKPKQSSIHTSSSSHSMTSHSLSSSPSSFSSSSSSAWSSSSSSSTSTARPGRPAPVDISSSSSARWAKSYDVCICHSEVDLEFVEELVSYLESQPQSLRCFLQLRDSVAGSAVVTELCEAVQNSHCWVMLITPSFLQDPWCRYQMHQALAEAPMANGRTIPVLKDIDRKDYPRELRNLYYIYTALKENSFRQIRDTVLRYLEELCRNSTSGME; from the exons GATGGTTTAGGCGGCTCCTGCAGAAGCCCAAGCAGAGCTCCATCCACACATCGAGCAGCTCTCATAGCATGACCAGCCACTCACTGTCGTCCTcaccctcctccttctcctcctcctcctcttctgcttggagctccagctcctccagcagcaccagcacagctcgGCCTGGCCGCCCAGCCCCAGTGGACATCAGCAGCTCGAGCAGCGCGCGCTGGGCGAAGAGCTACGATGTGTGCATCTGCCACAGTGAGGTGGACCTGGAGTTTGTGGAGGAGCTGGTGTCCTACCTGGAGAGCCAGCCCCAGAGCCTGCGCTGTTTCCTGCAGCTGCGGGACAGCGTGGCGGGCAGTGCTGTCGTGACAGAGCTGTGTGAGGCTGTGCAGAACAGCCACTGCTGGGTGATGCTCATCACCCCCAGCTTCCTGCAGGACCCCTGGTGCAGGTACCAGATGCATCAGGCACTAGCAGAGGCCCCGATGGCCAACGGGCGTACCATCCCTGTGCTGAAGGACATTGACAGGAAAGATTACCCCAGGGAGCTGAGGAACCTCTACTACATCTACACGGCCCTCAAGGAGAACAGCTTCAGGCAGATCAGGGACACTGTGCTGCGCT ATCTGGAAGAGCTGTGCCGGAACTCCACGAGTGGAATGGAGTAG
- the DCPS gene encoding m7GpppX diphosphatase, whose protein sequence is MADGPAPKRRREEGEAAPGGSPFPLGSVRMRRLLRDSAREKAAFVHGQVSGPAGEETDAVLILEKTPFREEEIGELLRRHAKLELQTRNDIYSTYRLYPPPELSEIKATVVYPATEKHLQKYLRQEVHLVRETWEDYKNITLPFIQSQSFSIQWVYNILEKKAEADRIIHENPDPCNGFVLVPDFKWNQNQLEDLYLIALIHRRGVKSLRDLTAEHLPLLRNILQEGKEAIAKRFGVPGSQLRIYLHYQPSYYHLHVHFTALGYDAPGSSAERAHLLEDVIDNLLLDAEFYQKRALTFALRADEPLLKKFQEAGRA, encoded by the exons ATGGCGGACGGCCCGGCCCCGAagcggcggcgggaggagggCGAGGCGGCCCCGGGCGGCTCTCCGTTCCCGTTGGGCTCCGTGCGGATGCGGCGGCTGCTGCGGGACTCGGCGCGCGAGAAGGCGGCCTTCGTGCACGGCCAG GTGTCCGGGCCGGCGGGGGAGGAGACGGACGCCGTGCTGATCCTGGAGAAAACGCCGTTCCGGGAGGAGGAGATCGGGGAGCTGCTGAGGAGGCACGCCAAGCTGGAGCTGCAGACGCGCAACGACATTTACAGCACGTACCGCCTCTACCCGCCCCCCGAGCTGAGCG agatAAAAGCCACAGTGGTGTACCCTGCCACAGAGAAACACCTTCAGAAGTACCTCCGTCAGGAAGTGCACCTGGTCCGTGAAACCTGGGAGGACTACAAGAACATAACACTGCCCTTCATCCAGTCCCAGAGCTTCAGCATCCAG TGGGTGTATAATATCCTGGAGAAGAAAGCTGAGGCTGATCGAATCATCCATGAAAACCCAGACCCTTGCAATGGCTTTGTTCTAGTTCCAGATTTTAAGTGGAATCAAAACCAG CTCGAGGACCTCTACCTGATAGCCCTCATTCACCGCCGCGGTGTGAAGTCTCTCCGGGACCTCACAGCAGAGCACCTCCCTTTGCTGAGGAACATCCTGCAGGAGGGCAAG GAAGCCATAGCAAAACGCTTTGGTGTGCCCGGATCCCAGCTCCGCATCTACCTGCACTACCAGCCCTCCTACTACCACCTGCACGTGCATTTCACCGCCCTGGGCTACGATGCTCcgggcagctctgctgagagagCCCATCTGCTGGAGGACGTCATCGACAacctgctgctggatgctgagTTCTACCAGAAGCGGGCGCTGACCTTCGCCCTGCGGGCTGACGAACCCCTGCTGAAGAAATTCCAGGAGGCAGGAAGAGCGTGA
- the ST3GAL4 gene encoding CMP-N-acetylneuraminate-beta-galactosamide-alpha-2,3-sialyltransferase 4 isoform X2 has protein sequence MSRGKRSHQRDGGREDGPIAQQPPELLPSLLTPRGRTVSSSGCDESPGPRLMPALLIKMINKSRGKILGVLALFLVMVWYSIYREDSFYFPVQENKTVCPIGEVERKAAQLIGNYSRDRPLFLQLKDYFWVRTPSLYELPYGTKGSEDVLLRLLSVTSYPLPESIQSLKCRRCVVVGNGHRLRNSSIGDTINTYDVVIRLNNAPVHGYEQDVGSKTTMRLFYPESAHFDPQAENNPDTLLVLVPFKPMDFQWMEAILNDKKRVRKGFWKQPPLIWDASPEQVRILNPYYMEVTAAKLLSLPMKQPRKVKQALGTLTQPTRSKPSTTTSRSHSSPWLPRSTTSHTRRWPSSACWSWDWSRTSRTSECNGAAQGHVPTSEPAKVLEQPVSLCPSRCWWHCGGHAGSPAPGAQGAPQRGLFIWKH, from the exons ATGAGCAGAGGGAAACGCAGCCATCAGCGGGACGG GGGAAGAGAGGATGGCCCCATAGCCCAGCAGCCCCCGGAGCTGCTGCCCTCTCTGCTCACACCGCGTGGGAGGACC gtgagcagcagtggctgcGATGAGAGCCCCGGCCCTCGGCTGATGCCCGCCCTGCTGATAAAGATGATCAATAAGTCCC GAGGGAAGATACTGGGAGTGCTGGCGCTGTTTCTGGTGATGGTGTGGTACTCGATATACCGGGAGGACAG CTTTTATTTCCCCGTGCAAGAAAACAAGACCGTGTGTCCCATTGGGGAGGTggagaggaaggcagcacagctcatAGGGAA CTACTCGAGGGACCGCCCgctcttcctgcagctgaaggatTACTTCTGGGTGAGGACGCCGTCGCTCTACGAGCTGCCCTATGGCACCAAAGGCAGCG AGGATGTCCTCCTGCGCCTGCTGTCGGTCACCAGTTACCCGCTGCCTGAGAGCATCCAGAG CCTGAAGTGCCGGAGGTGCGTGGTGGTGGGCAATGGGCACCGGCTCCGCAACAGCTCCATAGGGGACACCATCAACACCTACGATGTGGTGATCAG GCTGAACAACGCGCCGGTGCACGGCTATGAGCAGGATGTGGGCTCCAAGACCACCATGCGGCTCTTCTACCCCGAGTCAGCCCACTTCGACCCCCAGGCAGAGAACAACCCCGACAcgctgctggtgctggtgccCTTCAAGCCCATGGACTTCCAGTGGATGGAGGCCATCCTCAATGACAAGAAGAGG GTTCGTAAAGGGTTTTGGAAGCAGCCCCCGTTGATCTGGGATGCCAGCCCGGAGCAAGTGCGCATCCTCAACCCTTACTACATGGAAGTAACTGCTGCTAAACTGCTCAGCCTCCCCATGAAGCAGCCACGGAAGGTCAAACAG GCTTTGGGTACCCTGACTCAGCCAACAAGAAGCAAACCATCCACTACTACGAGCAGATCACACTCAAGTCCATGGCT GCCTCGGAGCACAACATCTCACACGAGGCGGTGGCCATCAAGCGCATGCTGGAGCTGGGACTGGTCAAGAACCTCACGTACTTCTGAGTGCAATGGGGCTGCGCAGGGACACGTCCCCACCTCGGAGCCCGCCAAGGTCCTGGAGCAGCCGGTGTCCCTGTGCCCATCACGATGCTGGTGGCACTGTGGGGGCCACGCCGGCTCGCCGGCCCCAGGGGCGCAGGGAGCCCCTCAACGGGGGCTTTTCATATGGAAACACTGA
- the ST3GAL4 gene encoding CMP-N-acetylneuraminate-beta-galactosamide-alpha-2,3-sialyltransferase 4 isoform X1 → MATQNPARTWERDAGAHLTPTKEPCCAWGWLLTFTPPGFSLSGGREDGPIAQQPPELLPSLLTPRGRTVSSSGCDESPGPRLMPALLIKMINKSRGKILGVLALFLVMVWYSIYREDSFYFPVQENKTVCPIGEVERKAAQLIGNYSRDRPLFLQLKDYFWVRTPSLYELPYGTKGSEDVLLRLLSVTSYPLPESIQSLKCRRCVVVGNGHRLRNSSIGDTINTYDVVIRLNNAPVHGYEQDVGSKTTMRLFYPESAHFDPQAENNPDTLLVLVPFKPMDFQWMEAILNDKKRVRKGFWKQPPLIWDASPEQVRILNPYYMEVTAAKLLSLPMKQPRKVKQALGTLTQPTRSKPSTTTSRSHSSPWLPRSTTSHTRRWPSSACWSWDWSRTSRTSECNGAAQGHVPTSEPAKVLEQPVSLCPSRCWWHCGGHAGSPAPGAQGAPQRGLFIWKH, encoded by the exons ATGGCCACCCAAAATCCAGCCCGCACTTGGGAACGCGATGCTGGCGCACACCTGACCCCAACGAAGGAGCCCTGCTGCGCCTGGGGTTGGCTCCTTACCTTTACCCCACCTGGCTTCTCGTTATCTGG GGGAAGAGAGGATGGCCCCATAGCCCAGCAGCCCCCGGAGCTGCTGCCCTCTCTGCTCACACCGCGTGGGAGGACC gtgagcagcagtggctgcGATGAGAGCCCCGGCCCTCGGCTGATGCCCGCCCTGCTGATAAAGATGATCAATAAGTCCC GAGGGAAGATACTGGGAGTGCTGGCGCTGTTTCTGGTGATGGTGTGGTACTCGATATACCGGGAGGACAG CTTTTATTTCCCCGTGCAAGAAAACAAGACCGTGTGTCCCATTGGGGAGGTggagaggaaggcagcacagctcatAGGGAA CTACTCGAGGGACCGCCCgctcttcctgcagctgaaggatTACTTCTGGGTGAGGACGCCGTCGCTCTACGAGCTGCCCTATGGCACCAAAGGCAGCG AGGATGTCCTCCTGCGCCTGCTGTCGGTCACCAGTTACCCGCTGCCTGAGAGCATCCAGAG CCTGAAGTGCCGGAGGTGCGTGGTGGTGGGCAATGGGCACCGGCTCCGCAACAGCTCCATAGGGGACACCATCAACACCTACGATGTGGTGATCAG GCTGAACAACGCGCCGGTGCACGGCTATGAGCAGGATGTGGGCTCCAAGACCACCATGCGGCTCTTCTACCCCGAGTCAGCCCACTTCGACCCCCAGGCAGAGAACAACCCCGACAcgctgctggtgctggtgccCTTCAAGCCCATGGACTTCCAGTGGATGGAGGCCATCCTCAATGACAAGAAGAGG GTTCGTAAAGGGTTTTGGAAGCAGCCCCCGTTGATCTGGGATGCCAGCCCGGAGCAAGTGCGCATCCTCAACCCTTACTACATGGAAGTAACTGCTGCTAAACTGCTCAGCCTCCCCATGAAGCAGCCACGGAAGGTCAAACAG GCTTTGGGTACCCTGACTCAGCCAACAAGAAGCAAACCATCCACTACTACGAGCAGATCACACTCAAGTCCATGGCT GCCTCGGAGCACAACATCTCACACGAGGCGGTGGCCATCAAGCGCATGCTGGAGCTGGGACTGGTCAAGAACCTCACGTACTTCTGAGTGCAATGGGGCTGCGCAGGGACACGTCCCCACCTCGGAGCCCGCCAAGGTCCTGGAGCAGCCGGTGTCCCTGTGCCCATCACGATGCTGGTGGCACTGTGGGGGCCACGCCGGCTCGCCGGCCCCAGGGGCGCAGGGAGCCCCTCAACGGGGGCTTTTCATATGGAAACACTGA
- the ST3GAL4 gene encoding CMP-N-acetylneuraminate-beta-galactosamide-alpha-2,3-sialyltransferase 4 isoform X3 has translation MATQNPARTWERDAGAHLTPTKEPCCAWGWLLTFTPPGFSLSGGREDGPIAQQPPELLPSLLTPRGRTVSSSGCDESPGPRLMPALLIKMINKSRGKILGVLALFLVMVWYSIYREDSFYFPVQENKTVCPIGEVERKAAQLIGNYSRDRPLFLQLKDYFWVRTPSLYELPYGTKGSEDVLLRLLSVTSYPLPESIQSLKCRRCVVVGNGHRLRNSSIGDTINTYDVVIRLNNAPVHGYEQDVGSKTTMRLFYPESAHFDPQAENNPDTLLVLVPFKPMDFQWMEAILNDKKRVRKGFWKQPPLIWDASPEQVRILNPYYMEVTAAKLLSLPMKQPRKVKQKPTTGLLAITLALHFCDLVHIAGFGYPDSANKKQTIHYYEQITLKSMAASEHNISHEAVAIKRMLELGLVKNLTYF, from the exons ATGGCCACCCAAAATCCAGCCCGCACTTGGGAACGCGATGCTGGCGCACACCTGACCCCAACGAAGGAGCCCTGCTGCGCCTGGGGTTGGCTCCTTACCTTTACCCCACCTGGCTTCTCGTTATCTGG GGGAAGAGAGGATGGCCCCATAGCCCAGCAGCCCCCGGAGCTGCTGCCCTCTCTGCTCACACCGCGTGGGAGGACC gtgagcagcagtggctgcGATGAGAGCCCCGGCCCTCGGCTGATGCCCGCCCTGCTGATAAAGATGATCAATAAGTCCC GAGGGAAGATACTGGGAGTGCTGGCGCTGTTTCTGGTGATGGTGTGGTACTCGATATACCGGGAGGACAG CTTTTATTTCCCCGTGCAAGAAAACAAGACCGTGTGTCCCATTGGGGAGGTggagaggaaggcagcacagctcatAGGGAA CTACTCGAGGGACCGCCCgctcttcctgcagctgaaggatTACTTCTGGGTGAGGACGCCGTCGCTCTACGAGCTGCCCTATGGCACCAAAGGCAGCG AGGATGTCCTCCTGCGCCTGCTGTCGGTCACCAGTTACCCGCTGCCTGAGAGCATCCAGAG CCTGAAGTGCCGGAGGTGCGTGGTGGTGGGCAATGGGCACCGGCTCCGCAACAGCTCCATAGGGGACACCATCAACACCTACGATGTGGTGATCAG GCTGAACAACGCGCCGGTGCACGGCTATGAGCAGGATGTGGGCTCCAAGACCACCATGCGGCTCTTCTACCCCGAGTCAGCCCACTTCGACCCCCAGGCAGAGAACAACCCCGACAcgctgctggtgctggtgccCTTCAAGCCCATGGACTTCCAGTGGATGGAGGCCATCCTCAATGACAAGAAGAGG GTTCGTAAAGGGTTTTGGAAGCAGCCCCCGTTGATCTGGGATGCCAGCCCGGAGCAAGTGCGCATCCTCAACCCTTACTACATGGAAGTAACTGCTGCTAAACTGCTCAGCCTCCCCATGAAGCAGCCACGGAAGGTCAAACAG AAACCAACCACAGGGCTGTTGGCCATCACCTTGGCTCTCCACTTCTGTGACCTGGTGCACATTGCAGGCTTTGGGTACCCTGACTCAGCCAACAAGAAGCAAACCATCCACTACTACGAGCAGATCACACTCAAGTCCATGGCT GCCTCGGAGCACAACATCTCACACGAGGCGGTGGCCATCAAGCGCATGCTGGAGCTGGGACTGGTCAAGAACCTCACGTACTTCTGA